In the genome of Candidatus Methylomirabilota bacterium, one region contains:
- a CDS encoding rhomboid family intramembrane serine protease, producing MFRKKSGSSVCPSCGRLNSIDAPACFYCGRRNPGLWGFGPGITRFLGELNFARVVMGVCVAVYVLSLLLDPRTALRLGNPFDFLAPSRAALNALGMTGAYAWALGRWWTLFTAIYLHGSLLHILFNLLWINQLAPAVEGVYGRSRLIVIFTAAGVLGFVVSNWVRLPFTIGASGSIFGLLGAMVHYGRSRGGTFGVMVFRQYGQWALVLFVLGFMMAGINNFAHAGGFLGGYLAAMALGHNDHKQKQSTHQLAATACILLTALSFVLALWTGLVG from the coding sequence ATGTTTCGTAAAAAGTCCGGCTCGAGTGTCTGCCCTTCCTGCGGAAGGCTCAACAGCATAGATGCGCCCGCGTGCTTTTACTGTGGGCGGCGTAACCCTGGGCTCTGGGGATTCGGCCCTGGTATTACGCGCTTCCTCGGCGAACTCAACTTTGCCCGCGTCGTTATGGGGGTCTGTGTTGCCGTTTATGTTCTCTCCCTGCTTCTCGACCCGCGGACTGCCCTGCGCCTCGGCAACCCCTTCGATTTCCTGGCGCCGAGCAGGGCGGCCCTCAACGCCCTCGGAATGACCGGTGCCTACGCGTGGGCCCTGGGCCGCTGGTGGACACTATTCACCGCGATCTACCTCCACGGAAGTCTGCTCCACATCCTCTTCAATCTGTTGTGGATCAACCAGCTCGCGCCGGCGGTCGAGGGGGTGTACGGCCGCTCTCGTCTCATCGTGATCTTCACCGCAGCGGGCGTTTTAGGTTTCGTCGTGTCCAACTGGGTCCGCCTACCGTTCACCATCGGTGCCTCGGGCTCAATCTTTGGCCTCTTGGGCGCCATGGTCCATTACGGGCGCAGCCGTGGGGGAACGTTCGGGGTGATGGTTTTTCGCCAGTACGGGCAGTGGGCGCTTGTCCTCTTTGTATTAGGCTTCATGATGGCCGGGATAAATAACTTCGCCCACGCCGGTGGGTTCTTGGGCGGGTACCTGGCGGCGATGGCCCTCGGCCACAACGACCACAAGCAAAAGCAAAGTACCCACCAGCTGGCGGCGACCGCGTGCATCCTCCTTACGGCCCTTTCCTTTGTCCTCGCCCTTTGGACCGGCCTCGTGGGCTAG